The sequence below is a genomic window from Candidatus Sericytochromatia bacterium.
CCCAACCGGTGAGCAGTTGGATGGTCAATCGCACTGCCTAGCACCCTGGACGGCCTGGCCGCTGGCGCGCAGGCCCCGCTGCACCTTATTCCTGGAGGAACGCCTCGATGAACGTGGGCCTCTACGCTTCGGTTTCCGGTCTGCTCACGGCCCAGCGGGCCATCGACGTGGCCAGCCACAACATCGCCAATGCAGAAACCGAGGGGTTTTCCAGGCAGCGCGGTGATGTGTCCACGGCCGTGTCTCTGTCGATCGCGTCGGTAGGCAACCTGGGAACCGGGGTCAAGCTGGACGGCATCCGCCGAGTGAGAGACGAACTGCTCGACCGCCAATTTCGTCAGGAGCAGGCGACCCTCGGCGAAATGGAGGTGCGGGCCGAGTCGCTCGGCAAACTCGAAGACCTGCTGGGTGAACCAGGTGAGGGCTCGCTCTCCCAGCAATTCAATGTCTATTTTGAAAGCTGGCAGCGCCTCACCACCAACCCCGAAAACACCAGCTTTCGCCTGGCGTTGCGCGAGTCGGCGCTGAAACTGACCCAAACGTTCAACCAGCTGAGCGAAGACGTCGAAAACATGCGCTCGGACTTGAACGATCGGGCCAACAGCATGGTCACGGACATCAACACCAAAGCGTCACAGGTCGCGGAGCTGAACCGTCAGATCGTGGCCACGCTGGTTCAGGGGCAGTCCCCCAACGACCTGCAGGACCAGCGAGACTTGCTGATCGACCAGCTCACCAAGCTGGTCAAGGTGCAGGTGGTCCCGATCGCCTCCAGTGGGGCCATCAACGTCTATCTCGGCAATCAGCGCCTGGTCGCGGGGGCCAGCCACTATCCGCTGGATCAGACGACGATTGATCCCACCAAGGACACGGCCACCATCTTCTTCGCCGGCACCAAGCTGGCTGCCCCCGTAGAGGGCGGCTCGCTCAAGGCCCTGCTTGAACTGCGCAATGAGACCCTGGCGCGGATCACCCCCGATACAGGCAAACCAGCCGGCCTGCTCAATCGCCTGGACGAACTCGCCAACAAGCTGATCACCGATACCAACGTCCTTCACCAAGGCGGTTTCGGGCTGGAGGGCAGTACCGGCAAGGACTTTTTCACGGGCACGCGAGGAGCCGCCGACATCACACTCAACACGGACCTGCTGGACTCCTTTGACGGTGTGAAATTCAATTACGGCTATCTGGCCATCGGCGCTGCGGCCCAGCCACCAGGCGATGCGGGCAGTGGCTCCAGCAACAACGATATGGCCCAGCAGATCTCGGCGCGTCGCTTCGCGAAGGTGTTGACGGTGGTCGACCCGCCGCCCGGAGCGCCCCCAGAAGCCGTACCGAAAGCCACCCAGTCTTTTGAAGAATACTGGCAAGCCACGGTGATGACGATTTCTGTGACGACCCAGAGCGTGACCCGCACGATGAAGACGCAGGAAAGCCTGATCGGGTCGGTCAAGGAGCGACGGGAAGCGATTTCTGCCGTGTCCACGGATGAAGAAATGGCGAATGTGATCCGATATCAAAAAGCATACGCCGCGTCCGCGCGGATGCTCACGACCATCGATGAGATGCTCGACACGCTCCTGAGCATCGGCCGTTAAGGCAGGAGACTGGCTTCATGCGCATCAGCAACAACATGATTTTTGAGCGCACGCTGCGCGACATCAATCAGAACCGCACCAACCTGGCCAACGTGCAACGGGATATTTCCACAGGCAAGCGCCTGCATCGAGGTTCAGACGATCCGCGTGCCAGTGCCCTGGTCCAGGCCTCGACGCGAGAACTCTCCGAGGTGGGCGTTTACCTGGAGAACATCGAGGCGGGTCGCACCTTTTTGCGCGACACCGACGCGGCGCTGGGCAATTACCAGGAGATCTTGCTGGCCGTTCAGGACCGGGTCGTGCAGGCCTCCAGCGGCGCCCTGACCCAGGACACGCGCAAGCAACTGGCCTCTGAACTGTCACAACTCCGCGAGTCGATCCGCCAGGTGGCCAACACGCGGGACGCCCAAGGGCGCTACCTGTTCAATGGTCTGCGCACCAGTGGTGAACCGCCCTACCCGGCCGGCGATCTGACGCTGGGAAGTCAGGAGAACTCCAGCATTTTGCTGGAGATGGGCCGAGGCCAGAAAATACCACTGAACGTTGTGGGCAATGAACTCTTCGGGGTGGTGTCCCCGCCATCGTCCGGTCCCACCTCTCCCCCTCCCCCGCGCACCGATATCTTCGATGCGATCGATGGCTTCGTGAAATTCCTCCAAGATGGGAAGAGCGATGCGCTTCCGCCGGGTTCGACGAGCCTGACCATGACCGTTCCTCAACTGGCGGTGAAGGCGGTGAAAGATGCCCTGGCTCGTTCCATCAGCTCACGGGGTTCCGTGTCGTCACGGCTGGAGCGTCTGGATGAGATGACCAGTCGCCTGAGTGACCGCAAGCAAACCCTCGAAGCCCGCATCGATGACCTCCAGGCCACCGATATCACAGCCGCCTCGGTCAAATTCAATCAGTACGATGTGGCCCTGCGCACCGCCTTGTCCCTCAGCGGCAGGACCCTTCCCACCTCCCTGGTGGACTTCCTGCGGTGAGGAGCGTGTCGTTCATAAGGAGTTGGCCCCCCATGCTTGTCGAAACGAGGCGATTCGGTCCCCTCGAGGTGTCATCGGACGCGGTGATTCACTTCCCGCTCGGGCTGTTGGGTTTCGAGCGATATTCGCGCTACATCATCGTGGACAGCGATCAGACGGCCCCTATGCGCTGGCTCCAGTGTGTGGAAGACCCCAACGTGGCGGTGCTGGTGGTCGAACCCACCCTTTTCTTCCCGGACTACGACCCTTTCATCCATCCGGATGACCGGGGCCTGTTGCAACTCGACGAGGAAGAAACCCCCGTGCTGGCTTGTGTGGTGGTGATTCCGGACGACCCCTCACAGATGACCATCAACCTGCTGGGGCCGCTGGTCATGAACGCCGAGAAGCGCCTCGGCAAGCAGGTCGTCCTGTCCGACAGCAGCCTGTCGGCGCGCCATCGGCTGATTCCCGACGCCAGCCCGTCGGAAGCCGTCGTGCCGGTATAGTAGAATGGTGCATACCCCGCCCCAATCGGCTGCGCCACTCAGGATAATCCCGTGCTCGTATTGAGTCGTAAAATCAACCAGAGCGTGATGATCGGGGACGACATCGAGATCATCCTGCTCGAAACCAAAGGAGACACGGCCAAGATTGGTATCGTGGCACCTTCAGACGTCAAAGTGTACCGTCAGGAAATTTATCAGGCGATCAAGGCGGAAAACATCAAGGCCACCCAGAACCCAGCCTCGCTGGATGCTGCCTCCGACCTGCTCAAGAGTGTCTTGAAACAGCGCAAAAACGCCCCCTGAGGGTTCAGGTCTCAACCGTTCCCCCCTTGCACCCGCCCCTTCGTTTGGGCGGGTGTTAACTTTTGTATCAGGTGTGACGTTTGTACACCGTGGGGACTCAAGCGAAGGGTATACTTATGTTTACCGATTTCTCCCAAATCAGCCTGCAAAGCTCATTTACAGCTCGCCTGATGGTCTCTGCTCCTGACGAGACTTCCCGTGTCCGGGGAGGACGCCCTTGAAAATCCGGCAATATACCGCGCCCACCATCCAGGAAGCCATCTTGAAAATCAAGGTGGACCTGGGCCCCAATGCGGTCATCCTGCATAGCCGAAAGCTGAAAAAGGGTGGCGTGCTGGGCTTCTTTGCCCAGGAGGTGGTCGAGGTCCTGGCCGCGGATCCCGGTGAGGCCAAGGACAAGGACAAGGGCAAGAGCGATGAGGGCCCCCCCTCGCGGGACTGGGGGCTCCCCAGCAAAAGTCCCTTGAATGAATCGTCCTGGAGACAGGAAACTGAGGCGCCGGAACTGGACCTCGGGCCATTTGCAGCCCCTTCGCCACCTCCCCGTCCCCCGCGTG
It includes:
- a CDS encoding flagellar assembly protein FliW → MLVETRRFGPLEVSSDAVIHFPLGLLGFERYSRYIIVDSDQTAPMRWLQCVEDPNVAVLVVEPTLFFPDYDPFIHPDDRGLLQLDEEETPVLACVVVIPDDPSQMTINLLGPLVMNAEKRLGKQVVLSDSSLSARHRLIPDASPSEAVVPV
- the flgK gene encoding flagellar hook-associated protein FlgK, with product MNVGLYASVSGLLTAQRAIDVASHNIANAETEGFSRQRGDVSTAVSLSIASVGNLGTGVKLDGIRRVRDELLDRQFRQEQATLGEMEVRAESLGKLEDLLGEPGEGSLSQQFNVYFESWQRLTTNPENTSFRLALRESALKLTQTFNQLSEDVENMRSDLNDRANSMVTDINTKASQVAELNRQIVATLVQGQSPNDLQDQRDLLIDQLTKLVKVQVVPIASSGAINVYLGNQRLVAGASHYPLDQTTIDPTKDTATIFFAGTKLAAPVEGGSLKALLELRNETLARITPDTGKPAGLLNRLDELANKLITDTNVLHQGGFGLEGSTGKDFFTGTRGAADITLNTDLLDSFDGVKFNYGYLAIGAAAQPPGDAGSGSSNNDMAQQISARRFAKVLTVVDPPPGAPPEAVPKATQSFEEYWQATVMTISVTTQSVTRTMKTQESLIGSVKERREAISAVSTDEEMANVIRYQKAYAASARMLTTIDEMLDTLLSIGR
- the flgL gene encoding flagellar hook-associated protein FlgL, translated to MRISNNMIFERTLRDINQNRTNLANVQRDISTGKRLHRGSDDPRASALVQASTRELSEVGVYLENIEAGRTFLRDTDAALGNYQEILLAVQDRVVQASSGALTQDTRKQLASELSQLRESIRQVANTRDAQGRYLFNGLRTSGEPPYPAGDLTLGSQENSSILLEMGRGQKIPLNVVGNELFGVVSPPSSGPTSPPPPRTDIFDAIDGFVKFLQDGKSDALPPGSTSLTMTVPQLAVKAVKDALARSISSRGSVSSRLERLDEMTSRLSDRKQTLEARIDDLQATDITAASVKFNQYDVALRTALSLSGRTLPTSLVDFLR
- the csrA gene encoding carbon storage regulator CsrA → MLVLSRKINQSVMIGDDIEIILLETKGDTAKIGIVAPSDVKVYRQEIYQAIKAENIKATQNPASLDAASDLLKSVLKQRKNAP